Proteins from one Mercurialis annua linkage group LG7, ddMerAnnu1.2, whole genome shotgun sequence genomic window:
- the LOC126654718 gene encoding pentatricopeptide repeat-containing protein At3g58590, with translation MIFHGHFIKHHNRILHLLQICTRTPSLSTTKPLHALSITLGPNPTQPTYLPNNIISLYTSLNELRLARKVFDKMPERTIVSYNSIISSYCKNGCLEEALGVFFRMRGCGFCLNNFALAGLLSCPRMDISIGVQLMALAIKYGLLDSDAYVGTALIGVFGRRGWLREAFDVFEGMPVKSLVTLNSMISLFGHHGYVKDCMLLFCELVGEVNCLSEGSFIGVLSGLVCEEDLVFVEQVHNLVIKSGFSYTVSVVNSLIGVYGKCAGLYQAEKMFQEAEDCRDIVTWNTMIGALAKSERPVKALEFFYKMSKDGILPNQTTFVSLISSCANLQIRMYGEFVHAKVVMNGLDNDVYLGSALIDYYAKCDKLDDARCCFVSIHEKNVVSWNSLILGYADKCSSVAISLLMEMIQSGYRPNEFSFSALLKSSSALGLLQLHCLIIRMGYENNEYVESSLISSYGRNGLVSDALVFIAASEIPLSNVHSNTIAGIYNRSGQYYKTLKLLSELEEPDSVSWNIAIAACARNVNYEQVFELFKYMLVAQIRPDNYTYISILSSCSQIADLALGSCIHGFLIKNNFKSCDTFVSNILIDMYGKCGCPGSSLKVFDSVTDKNLITWTALISSLGINGYAHEALEKFKNMENLGIRPDKVAFIAVLTACRHGALVREGMDLFEKMKSYGIAPQLDHYHSLVDLLVRYGYVKEAEKVISSMPFPPNALIWRTLLEGCQRYRNKEDQVVGM, from the coding sequence ATGATCTTCCATGGACATTTCATCAAACACCATAACCGCATCCTTCACCTTCTCCAAATCTGCACAAGAACTCCTTCCCTTAGCACAACTAAACCTCTCCATGCACTCTCTATCACACTCGGCCCAAACCCAACTCAACCCACTTATCTTCCCAACAACATCATCTCCTTATACACATCTCTCAATGAATTACGCCTTGCACGTAAGGTGTTCGACAAAATGCCGGAAAGAACCATCGTATCGTATAACTCAATCATCAGCTCTTATTGTAAGAATGGCTGTCTAGAAGAAGCTTTGGGTGTTTTCTTTCGTATGAGAGGTTGTGGGTTTTGCCTCAATAACTTCGCTTTGGCTGGATTGTTGTCATGTCCAAGAATGGATATTTCAATTGGGGTTCAATTAATGGCATTGGCTATCAAGTATGGACTGTTGGATAGCGATGCTTATGTGGGTACTGCTTTGATCGGTGTATTCGGAAGACGGGGATGGTTACGTGAGGCTTTCGATGTTTTTGAGGGTATGCCTGTTAAGAGCTTAGTGACATTGAATTCTATGATATCTTTGTTTGGACATCATGGCTATGTTAAAGATTGTATGCTTTTGTTTTGTGAGCTTGTTGGGGAAGTGAATTGTTTGTCGGAAGGCTCTTTTATTGGTGTTTTATCTGGACTTGTGTGCGAGGAAGATTTGGTATTTGTAGAACAAGTGCATAATTTAGTGATCAAGAGTGGGTTTAGCTATACGGTTTCAGTAGTGAATTCTCTTATCGGCGTGTATGGAAAATGTGCAGGATTATACCAAGCAGAGAAAATGTTTCAGGAGGCTGAAGATTGTCGGGATATTGTAACATGGAATACGATGATTGGTGCTTTGGCAAAAAGTGAGAGACCTGTTAAagctttagaatttttttataaaatgtcgAAAGATGGAATCTTGCCTAATCAAACAACATTCGTGAGTCTCATTAGCTCTTGTGCCAATTTACAGATTCGTATGTATGGAGAATTCGTCCATGCTAAAGTAGTAATGAATGGTCTCGATAATGATGTGTACTTGGGTAGTGCCTTGATAGactattatgcaaaatgtgatAAATTGGATGATGCTAGGTGTTGTTTTGTCAGTATTCATGAGAAGAATGTTGTTTCTTGGAATTCTTTAATTCTGGGTTATGCAGATAAATGCTCTTCTGTTGCTATTTCTTTGTTGATGGAAATGATTCAATCTGGATACCGGCCTAACGAGTTCTCATTTTCAGCTCTTCTTAAATCATCATCTGCATTAGGTTTACTGCAGCTTCATTGTCTGATTATAAGAATGGGATATGAAAACAATGAATATGTTGAAAGCTCCCTTATTTCCTCTTATGGAAGGAATGGCCTAGTCTCTGATGCACTGGTCTTCATTGCAGCTTCTGAAATACCACTATCTAATGTTCATTCAAATACTATTGCAGGAATTTATAATAGATCTGGACAGTACTACAAGACGTTAAAATTACTTTCTGAACTTGAAGAGCCGGATAGTGTTTCTTGGAACATTGCCATCGCTGCTTGTGCTCGCAATGTTAATTATGAACaggtttttgaacttttcaaataCATGCTTGTGGCTCAAATCCGTCCAGATAACTACACTTATATCAGTATTCTAAGTTCATGTAGTCAAATTGCTGATCTTGCTTTAGGTAGTTGTATTCACGGTTTCCTCATAAAGAACAATTTCAAGTCCTGTGATACATTTGTGTCCAACATATTGATAGACATGTATGGAAAATGTGGGTGCCCTGGAAGTTCATTAAAAGTTTTTGATAGTGTTACAGATAAAAATCTTATCACATGGACAGCCCTAATTTCATCCCTTGGAATAAATGGCTATGCCCATGAAGCATTggaaaagttcaaaaacatgGAAAATCTGGGGATTAGACCAGATAAGGTTGCTTTCATTGCAGTGCTTACAGCATGCAGACATGGTGCTCTAGTGAGAGAAGGGATGGACTTGTTTGAGAAAATGAAAAGTTATGGTATTGCACCACAATTGGATCATTATCACAGTCTTGTTGATTTATTGGTTAGATATGGATATGTTAAGGAAGCAGAAAAAGTAATTTCCAGCATGCCTTTCCCACCAAATGCCCTCATATGGCGTACTCTCCTTGAAGGATGCCAGAGATATAGAAACAAAGAGGATCAAGTAGTGGGAATGTAA
- the LOC126654677 gene encoding CLAVATA3/ESR (CLE)-related protein 4-like, whose product MACLKLCACMILLLLTFSKSHCRILEPNNYHHQEKKNLRKMTEELQEIAKTFQEVRVGDDQYYSDSKRRSPGGPDPKHH is encoded by the coding sequence atggCATGTTTGAAGCTTTGTGCATGCATGATTTTGCTATTGCTTACATTTTCTAAATCACATTGTAGAATTCTTGAGCCAAATAATTACCACCATCAAGAGAAGAAAAACTTGAGAAAAATGACTGAGGAGTTGCAAGAAATTGCAAAAACATTTCAAGAGGTAAGAGTGGGAGATGATCAATATTATAGCGACTCCAAGAGACGAAGTCCAGGGGGTCCTGACCCTAAACATCACTAG
- the LOC126655516 gene encoding uncharacterized protein LOC126655516 yields MANSALGFDNPASPYYLHPNENPSLILVNPPLNGQNFHSWSRSMRMCLLSKNKLKFVDGSISVPSREDQMYPVWERCNTMVLSWLLHSLSPSIAQSILWIDSAVDVWKDLYDRFSQGDALRISDLQEEIYAFKQNNLSVTDYFTQLKILWDEYLNFRAVPVCSCIPQCQCNALKKVKDFQEGDYVIRFLKGLNESYSVIKQQILMMDPLPKINKVFSLALQNERQIGLNIGVGQTVEPSVFAAQSSNSMYRPPLDNRSSGYRASMENRSFVYKPPVGNFGSGNVFRPQGGQRRFYSAPNNGKPICSYCGFSGHSVDIYFKKHGYPPGYKSKSRTQSYVNQVGEVIMVDDQDYAYGQDQDMSYDQNQDMSYVVHESAVESKNVVNNQHTK; encoded by the exons ATGGCAAATTCAGCTTTAGGATTTGACAATCCTGCAAGTCCTTATTACTTGCATCCAAATGAGAATCCTTCTTTGATTCTTGTTAATCCTCCACTTAATGGACAAAATTTCCATTCTTGGTCTCGTTCAATGAGAATGTGCTTATTATCAAAGAATAAGCTAAAGTTTGTTGATGGAAGTATATCAGTACCATCCAGAGAAGATCAAATGTATCCAGTATGGGAGCGATGTAATACCATGGTACTTTCTTGGCTTTTACATTCTTTATCACCTTCAATAGCTCAAAGCATTTTATGGATTGATAGTGCTGTTGATGTATGGAAAGATCTGTATGATAGATTTTCTCAAGGAGATGCATTGAGAATTTCAGATCTGCAAGAGGAGATTTATGCttttaagcaaaataatttgTCTGTTACAGATTATTTCACTCAGTTAAAAATTTTATGGGATGAATATCTTAATTTTAGGGCAGTTCCAGTTTGTTCTTGTATCCCTCAATGTCAATGTAATGCTTTAAAGAAAGTTAAAGATTTTCAAGAAGGAGATTATGTCATTAGATTTTTGAAAGGACTTAATGAGAGTTATTCTGTTATTAAACAACAGATATTGATGATGGATCCTttgccaaaaataaataaagttttttcTTTGGCTTTGCAAAATGAGAGACAGATTGGTTTAAATATTGGTGTTGGTCAGACTGTAGAACCATCAGTTTTTGCAGCTCAATCTAGTAATTCTATGTACAGACCACCATTGGATAATAGATCATCTGGATATAGGGCATCAATGGAGAATAGGTCTTTTGTGTATAAACCACCTGTAGGTAATTTTGGTTCTGGAAATGTGTTTAGGCCACAGGGGGGACAGAGGAGGTTTTATAGTGCTCCAAATAATGGTAAGCCTATTTGTAGCTATTGTGGTTTTTCTGGTCATTCAGTGgacatttatttcaaaaagcatGGGTATCCCCCTGGTTATAAGTCAAAATCTAGGACTCAGTCATATGTAAATCAAGTTGGAGAAGTAATAATGGTGGATGATCAAGATTATGCTTATGGACAAGATCAAGATATGTCTTATGATCAGAATCAAGATATGTCTTATGTTGTTCATGAATCTGCAGTTGAGAGCAAAAATGTGGTTAATAATCAGCATACTA AATAA
- the LOC126655520 gene encoding uncharacterized protein LOC126655520, with product MFSFVVWMLIWLSSLYILHALYSGNFFCTCCSLMCSSTCSSIYFLFDPYFVFMFVIPCSRMPLSRVEDACAAMAFTRSKLRRDEVLDIYFKYSFPFDYRVILPGADMAASDSPGSSCRAVLFEEQFAAGLRFPLDPFLVEVCRDLKVALGQLYPGTIRVVLAFSEACRLRGCAPSLKVLYHFVDFRKCDGCFVFALGREGRSRIYLPCLTSRWRRRFFIVYHKFAFLHFSDGFSSHPVRSYSSPLSLSESKLAFDISSCSIVSRPILDVLVNSHLRSRWFPLEDPPRGLADLCYSFVQDLDVPMGGPDVPIADVIPGDIVVDGAPVDIPLALAEVALPEVIVINDDDGDDSAVPVGDEAIPSLLPPLASSIVSGGVGGVASEGPVVADSGEISLGRDPDSPSRKRRRVVDDSPTRESFPGSSSSAPDLVQWVEGQDPASLLNPRVLAEYIRTLAIPDDVTWFCGRPGQELSDLACFHGFSALQSVLVLNDRRQCAEEEVERLSALLATSESERAKLKASLEEHDSLLAQLKAQDAINDRQVKVIEKKTDDLTQEIEELIRINSLVGGERDSLRTEVEGLHIRLLDTKAFYSALISEYRLAIGKKLLEQNPNIDLSGVNGLDPQAIARDLLVKISKDRV from the exons atgttttctttcgtcgtttggatgttaatatggctttcttctttgtatattCTCCATGctttatattctggaaatttcttctgtacttgttgttctttgatgtgttcttcaacgtgttcttcaatatattttttgtttgatccttattttgtgtttatgtttgtgattccctgttctaggatgcctcttagtcgagtggaagatgcttgcgctgctatggcttttacccgatcgaagcttcgtagggatgaagtcttagatatctattttaagtatagttttccttttgattatagggtaatattacccggtgccgatatggctgcgtctGACTCTCCcggatcttcttgtagggcggttctttttgaagagcaatttgctgctggtcttaggtttcctttggatccctttttagtagaagtgtgtagggatttaaaggttgctctagggcaactttaccctggtacgattagagtagtgctcgccttttcggaggcatgtaggctccggggctgtgccccttctctcaaagtgttatatcattttgtagactttaggaagtgtgatggttgcttcgttttcgcccttggtagagaagggcgatctcgtatttatcttccttgcctaaccagtcgctggcgaaggcgcttctttattgtctatcataaatttgcttttcttcatttttcggatggtttttcttctcatccagttcggagctattcttctcctttaagtttatccgagtcaaagCTTGCTTTTGACATATCTTCCTGTAGTATTGTGTCGCGTCCCATTTTAGATGTcttggttaatagtcatcttcggagtcgatggtttcctttggaggatcctcctcgaggcttggcggatctttgctactcttttgttcaag atttggacgttccgatgggtggtcctgacgttcctatcgccgacgttattcctggcgacattgTCGTGGATGGGGCTCCTGTTGATATCCCCCTAGCTCTCGCCGAGGTAGCATTGCCTGAGGTTATTGTTataaatgatgatgatggtgatgactcGGCTGTTCCAGTCGGCGACGAGGCGATTCCGTCACTACTcccccctctagcatcatctatcgtttcggggggagttgggggtgtggcctcagaggggcctgttgttgctgattcgggggagatttctctaggtcgagacccggattctccgtctagaaaAAGACGTCGAGTTGTCGATGATTCTCCTAcgagggagagttttcctggaagctcttcttctgctccagacttggttcaatgggtcgaaggtcaggatcctgccagtttgctgaatccgagagtgctagcggaatatatccggactttggcgattcctgatgatgtcacgtggttctgtggtaggccgggtcaggagctttccgatctggcttgttttcatggtttctct gcccttcaatctgttctggtattgaacgaccgccgacagtgtgccgaggaggaggtcgagcgtctgtctgctcttttggcgacttccgagtctgaaagggcgaaattgaaggcctctttggaagagcatgattcccttctggcgcagctcaaggcgcaggatgcgattaatgatcgccaagtgaaagtgattgagaaaaagaccgatgacttgactcaagagatcgaggagctcattcggatcaattcccttgttggtggggagagggatagTCTTAGAAcggaggttgaaggtcttcacatccgtctgctagatacgaaggctttttactctgctctgataagcgagtatcgccttgcgattgggaagaagcttctggagcagaatcccaatattgatctttctggggttaacgggttggatccccaggccatcgcccgTGATCTCCTCGTCAAGATTTCTAAAGACCGTGTTTAG